The genomic DNA TCTGAAACCGAGGTGAGTACTGAATGCCTTATTACAGAGTAAATAAACTTCGAGAATTGAAAAAGGTAGTAATAGGCTCTATATACTGATCTATTATTAACTTGAAGGGTTTCTGAATGTGCAAAACTGTAGTTTTGGGGACAAAAAAACTTGTCATTCTTTATGTAGTCGTTTAATACCATAAATCTTtgcttattttcaaatatttgattgtctTACTCTTCTGGTACAGATGTGCATTTCTATAGAAAGGTGGGAAACAAGAACAAGTGtgaagaaattataattatgagcAAAGGTAAGACACACACACACATGACACAACTCTTAACCAAATAATGAACTGCAATTACCTAATGCAGTATTGTGGCTCTGGCATAATAATAAGAAGGCTGTAAAATAAACAAGAATATTATGTTCAATATcatcacaatttatttatttatttgtcttttattgtttaatttccACATTATGTCATTGTCCACTAACTCTCCAccattttatgttatttaactCGAAGTCTGAAGGAGTTTAATATGAATGTAAACTTAGCCAAAACAAAAACAGGCAGTTGGAAATAGTCACTGTAGATAACTGATCATCTTTGTCACCAATGAGTAAATAAGTCAATTTGTCTTCCCTTGtcgtcattttttttttgtaaacaaGGCTTTCGCAAACAAGGTAAGATTTTCCATGGAAGCTTAGGGGAaaggttaataataataaattgatgaTTCTACTTACAAAGGAAATCTCAAGTCAGAAATCAAAGATTGGAATATGCTAATCCTCCATTCATGAATTTAGTATTCTTGGATTACAAGGTCACACCACAATAAAAGGAAATTGTATCATTAACTTCTCGTCCAGTCATTAAGAACCTTCTTCATGTTAGGGCTTAATTGAATTATTTCATCCTCAATCAATTCTCAccataaaatcatcaatgaagaattttaagtttttgatcaaaataaTCCAAACTTTTCATCacataaaagaaaaacataaaataaacccaaTCAAATAAActccaaattatatataaaaaaaacccaGTTATAGGTAGTGAATCTTTAATTGGTAATTCATAGTTGCAACTAGCttataaatattcataattaatttctttaaagtAAAACTAATATTGATATATTGTTAcataataaatacaatatttttatatttttacttgtataattaaaagttaaaataaaataaagtattctaTTATGAAACATAAGGAAGGTGTTTTACAAAGAAAAGTATATTTGTGGATCAAATGAAATTAGGGTGAAATTATgcaatttaaaaaagttaaagagGAGGTTCCAATATGAGAAAGAgtttaaggatatatatatgtttccTTTGGGAGAGAGAGACTGAAGAGGAGAGACACGACGATGATTGTGCATTTGTGTCGTCAACAAAGCAGCATTTCGCttttacttcttcttcttcttcttcctgttCTTTTTCCATTATCGTTTCCGCCGAGCCGAGCCATGAACACTTCTTCTTCTACAGCGTCGCGTAAGGTATTTTCTATCTATATCTATCTATCTccgttttgttttgtttaatagatTCCCTGTATTAATATCTATCTATCTTTGATTCGACTATTTATCATCATCCATCTTcaatcataatcataatcatcCTTATTGTAAATTGATTATTCATGTTTCTAATTCCAACCTCCACCCATCTCAATCATCTTCAATCTCTTTTCcttttgtatttctttctcaaatttGTACTCTTATGATCAGGCTCTGAGTACGATTGCTTCGAGAAGACTTCAGAAGGAGTTATTGGAGTGGCAGCAACATCCTCCAGCAGGTTTCAAGCACAAAGTGACAGATAATCTTCAAAGGTTAGTTAGTTCGCCATCTCTCCCTACCCTAGGGTTATAGAAATGAATTATTAGACAGATTGTCGGTCCTTGTTTTGATTTGAAGGTGGATAATAGAAGTTCATGGAGCTCCAGGGACTCTGTATTCCAATGAAATCTATCAACTGCAGATTGATTTTCCTGAACAATATCCCATGGAAGCTCCACAGGTTCATTATTATTTCGaatttttgattgtttttcactatatatcataattcataatatatgaCTTAAGTGCAGGTTATTTTTTCCCAACCCGCTCCCCTGCATCCTCATATCTACAGTAATGGACATATCTGTTTAGGTAAGTAAGTAAGTTCaacttagatgatgatgatgaagaaaaatCTATACAACACTTTTGTTTTTGTCGTAGATATCTTGTATGACTCATGGTCTCCAGCTATGACTGTTATCTCGATCTGTATCAGCATTCTGTCAATGCTTTCAAGTTCAACTGCTAAGGTCTGCTGAATTTTGTTCTTCTCGATAATCTAAATGATTCTTCTAATTTGACCTAATAATGATCGGTATGTAAATGGTTTGGATTGCAGCAACTTCCTGAAGACAATGATCGGTATGTAAGGAACTGTAGAAATGGGAGATCACCAAAAGAGACAAGGTGGTGGTTCCATGACGATAAAGTGTAGTAAGTAGAATCGAGAAAGACTACCACTTTGATTTACATCAGAAGAACACTGATAAAGACTACTTTATATAATAACTGTGTTTTCTGGATtatgttatttgtatattattacTGAAGGATGCTTTCTCATTCAAATAATGTTCTAGCTTAACATTCTGGCAATGGCAATGTTTAGGAGGAAATGATAAACAAAGTTGAACTGGATTACAGCAAACCAAACAATactcaaatcaataatatacCTCTTCTCTCATTCCATGGTAACTTTTGCACCAACTTCCTTCAGCTTTGCGATAATGGTCTCTGCTTCATCCTTGGTCACTCCCTTCTTCAACAAAGAAGGCGCTTTCTCAACCAAATCTTTAGCTTCCTTAAGACCCAAAGCTGTACATGCTCTCACTTCCTTTATAATCTTAATCTTCGCTCCAGCATCGTATCCTCCTTCAAGTTTCAAATCAAATGCTGTCTTCTCCGCAGCTTTCTCCTCACCTTTACCAGCTGCACCTCCTTTTGCAGCCCCTTTCATGCCGCCGAATCCCATTCCAGGCATCATCACCCCCATCACAGGCATCTCATCGATGTTGAGTTTCTTCCTCAGTACCTCTGTTAAATCACTCACTTCAAGTAGAGTGAGGACTGAGATTTCGTCGACGATGGAGGAAACCCTTTCTGTAGTTGATACCTGCGGGGATGATGTGAATCTAGAACAACCCAGATAAGGATTTTGTCGAATAGTCCGACAATTGTTCGATAGAATCCGCGACAGAGACATCATTCGAGAGAATCCCATAGTTAAACGGTAAGAAAATAACAATCTTGTCAATATTAAGCTCGCATGCTGGATGCGTTATGTTTCTGTCTGTGTACTCCTCGCCGGCGCCTGGCGGTTGTAAACTGTTGGCGATGATCAGAAGAGAGAGGAAGTATCACAGCTCCAAttgctgttttttttttggttttttttattgCCGGGCCTCTTCACCCTAAAGATTGGATTGACTCTTTTAAGCCCGTGCCTTATATTGGTCCATAAAAGCCCACATTTAAGTGagttattatttacataaaataaataaattctctaaaagaaaatttatccttttctcttttctctcttttagagaaaaaaaaacttcaaaatagttaaaattcATCCTATATTTTATGAGGCGTATTCGAATAATGCTCTTAATCcttgtttatattttaagatTGCGCCTGTCTCATTTCTATGCAGCAAAtgagatatagagttttttttttttttttttaatttttaaaagagttttttttttttttttaatttttaaaagagtttttaaaatttatttttcatctgaataacaatttttttatttatttattttgatcatatttgtaccaaatcaataattatttggtatcacttttttttttgtctacctttcagacaaaaataaattttattgtcgTTAAGAATTTTGGGTTGAGATTCTTATAAGAACGATGATATTGCTTAATTGATTTACGTTTACTCTCTTTcctctcttattatttttaaattcaaattaatttgtctTTAGAGTTATCGAAAAATTAAATGAGCTTATTTGAGAAATTGGTTTAtggttttatttgagttttttccCAAAAACCTATATTTGATGaaactaaaagaaaaattaaattttaaattattatgaccAAAATACCTTCAATAAAATATgccttttattaatattattttttattaatataaaataaaatatttaaataaaagataattttagtattttaattattaatatgattaattagaTTGGTGATCTGATTATTGAGTTTTAGGTTAAAAACTGATTTTTATctcaataatcaaatattatgtGATCGGTAGATATTTtcgttatattattttatattatttgtaaatttataactatttaaggagaattaattgtttataaaagaaattagaaatgagttatttagataaaataaataacatattattaatttatatatatatttttaaagaaaatacatATGGAAACAgactataaaagaaaataatattgaaaatctgTAGTTATCCATGATTAAGAGTTAATTAGCCTGCAATTCCTCCTAATCTCTCCCCTGAAGTTGGTTAAAGGAGATATATTCCCCATCTTGATCATAGACTTAGCAAACTGCTGAAAAAACAAGTCATTACTCTCTGCATACATCTTGACCAGACCCATAGACTGTGCATTCTCGGTTAACAAAACTTGATCAGAGCTTAGGAGACCCTTGAATGCCAACAAGTTGATGAAATAACTGTTATCAAACTTGAACGGTGAAGAAGAATCTAGGAAGAATAGATTCTGATCTCCCCATGATCTCGGGCATTGAAACCGCAATTGAGCTGCAAAGGACTGCTCCATCGTGTAATCAGCCGAACCTAATTGGCCATTTCGGTTGTACAATCTTTGTCTGAAACTGGTGCATCTTGCGTTACCAATTGTGTGGCTCCCGGATAATGCGACTAGATCAACTATGTCAAGACCATGTAGCTTGAATTTAGTGAGGATTGTTTGGAAAGTGTTGTTTGGAGCTGGAATGTTGTGGTTGGAGCCACTTAAACTTGCTCCTCTTGAGTCTCTTCTTCCAAGTGGGACTTCCCAGTTTGGTCCACCTGCCTATTTAATTGTATGTCCAAAATATGGCCTTGATCATTACTTGTAATATATTATTGCATAACTAGCCATAAAAGAATTGATTTACTTACAATAACAGTTGAATCTCTTGCAGAGAGTGCTAGAATATCAGCACATGAGACTGTGTGAGGGCATTCCTTCTCTAATGCGGATTTGATCTCGTCAATAACTTCAAACCCTCGAACCGAGTTCCTATTTGGATTGGATCCCTTTTCGCTCGTAAAGCTTGATGTGCTATCCAATAGTATCGATGCGTCACAACCCTTCAAATTTTTTACATATCaagtttttgtttcatttaattGTACAAAGATTATATTAGGTATGTACCTTAACAAAGCAATCATGGAAATGGAGCCTGAGCAAAGACGCAGCCATTCGGGCATCCATGGCCACAGCTTTGGCCACGACGGTTTGAACAATTTGTTGAGCTCTTGGACAAGATCGGTCGTAAAATTGTGGGTAAAGATAACCATTACTACTAATTGTCTTTCCTTGTAGGCTAATTGGGGCAAAGCaagcattaatcattattatGATCAGAAATCCAATGGAGCGACCCATAATTAATTAAGCACAACTCACAATTCAAGTTTGATTGATTAAACAAGATAtgggttttatatatatagagaaaattttgattttttctagagaaattaagaatatatgTGTGTTGGATTTGGTGGCAGATATCTGTCTTTACAACTTTTATGTAATTAGTGTAGCAATTGAAGTTAGTCAACCAATTAActaaagataatttttatttttttttttaattttaagaagcTAAATTCATTCtacatttgtttatatttatacacagttattttatgatttgttaatttattaaaattaacatatattagaattttaatattatattttagagcaattattttgaaaatatgttttatttctCCACAACAACACATTATCAAAATGTTTGTAGTAGATAAAGCTACTCCACTacgtattattaaaataaagtcaaTAGAAATTAGGTTGatatatagtttcattttattaacttataattcacttttatttggtagtaataaaaaattttcattaatacaatatattttattatgtatttattattattattataaggttaccaaattcaatattttgaacTATAATAAATTCTCTAGAGAGCAATCTAACTTATGTTACAAGAACCCAAATCATTATATAATTTGACACATTATAGTGTGAGtctgaaattaaataaatacttaaatttaatttctaactaaaaatattttaattaaaatgaaattatgacATTAAAAATTGTGATAActccttaaattaaaataaataaaaaatttctaactcaatatattgttttaattttttttaggtatATGAAGCTAACCTGACAcgttaaaaaaaactaaaaaatcgATAACTAAACCGATAGCTTACTGATTTCATTTTATCGGTTAACTTGTTTATAGCGGTTCCGGTCAACCAATTTTTTTACCGGTTAAGCTATTCGATTTTCGGTTAAACAATTTTTCATtcgtaataatttaattatatattaatattttatattagttatttataaatattacctatagtataatatttaataatttatatatattagttacttttaaattataaattataatttgtataaaattatttaaaaattcaaattataaattatataaaattataaaaaataaaataaaataaaaacaacttaAAGAGTTTCAttgaaatatgtaaaataatttttataatattacataacgtgaaattattagttataatttaagaaattataattactataaagttcattaaaaaattgaattacgtTTGTTAAACACGGTTAATAGATAAATACATATATCTTGGTTAAtcgatttataaaataaagagaaaaactaTACTTAATCGGAACCGGTTTCCATTGGACATTTCTACCCACAAAtacaatttttacttttatttaaagtgttttaaatgaaaatcgaACCATTGACTAGAGTTGGACATCGTGCATAAACGGTCGTATTCGACTTgggcaagtcgtgttagactttCAATTGTGTCGTGTCATGACccattcaaaatattatgatcaatgggctctttcgtgtcgtgttagttcgtgtccacgagtttattcgtTTCTTggtaactcgtgtttaaatttgtgtttcgtgttattccgactagagtTTCGACTTAATTGTATCGTGTCGATGCCCGTTTTCATGTGTGTCATttcgtgtcttgacacactcgtgttaattatttgtctctatatatattaattatagtgttagtaaaaattataaaatatttcgaTTAGAGTTTCGACTTAATTGTATTGTGTCGATGCCCGTTTTCATGTGTGTCATttcgtgtcttgacacactcatgttaattatttgtctctctctctattaattatatatagtgttaaaaattataaaatattccgACTAGAGTTTCAACATAATTATATCGTGTCGATGCCCGTTTTTATATGTGTCATttcgtgtcttgacacactaatattaattatttatttatatatatattaattatagtgttagtaaaaattataaaatataattattaatttaaaacttaaattaatctaataagttaaatgcgtgaaatataaaaactaattaatatgttaaatatgtaaaatcgttcatatataaattttaacatatagatttataaataataatttaaaagtcaattatttaaaatgtgttttaaaacttacaaatagttcattaaaaaaaattaaataataatttataaaattaaataatttattaattaaatgtaaatatatttaaaaaaacgtgatagtttaaaaatactaatgtaaatgattaaatatgGATAATTTGGTGGAAAAAATCAGAAAGGTGGTagaaattaaatgaaattttagttgacatatttataaatatatattattatattataatttaatggaaatgtgtataaattataaatatatattattatattctcaaaattaaattattttcatatttattatataatggattaataataattataattaaaaaataattttaaaaataaacaaatatatatattaataaaataatatcggaGAGAATTAGAAGACTCGCATTtctattcatatatttattttttattatattttattttaatttacaatatttaagttaatattttgttttaatattttaatttagtatgtttagttttaattatatatattacatttataaaattaaataatttattaattgaataagaaTGTAAATAGATTTAGATAAAATGTTAAAGGTAGAGTTGAGTAGCTTAGGTCAtttgactaattgtgtttatgtcgtttcgtgtgtatacttgTGCTCGTGTCGTATCTATACTCATGTAGTGTTTGTGTCGACTCGTGACCGTGTTACGGttgtataaactcataatcataTCGTGATTGTGTCATCTCGTgtgcttgtgtcgtgtctaaCCCACGActcgagtgagataatattgtattgtaTCGTTCTGACTAATATCGTGTTAGATTGTGTCGATCCGTGTTGATCCAACACATTGTCCATCTCTACTCAACATCctctttattaataaacaatattttcatagaGTTAGCCATGAATATTGAAGCCCTTGACTCTCTACTAATTCGGCGATCCCCATggataaaaaaaacacaagcAATTACAGCTCCAATCCTTTGGAGGAGTGTAACCCTACCTAGCAAACGACTCAATCTACTCATAAAGCCTACAGCAACCCAATCATATATGAAGACCGTCAAAGAAGAAATGATTGTGGGAATgcttataaaaatgataaacataattgataaaaagaTTTTGTGACGGTTCATCCGAATTAGTTGAGGGCTGATATAGATATAAGTCAATAGCGATGGAACAAAAAAGAGGATGGTAGAGAGAAGAAGTGAagatatttgaattaaactATTCACTTCTTCTATCTCTCGA from Impatiens glandulifera chromosome 9, dImpGla2.1, whole genome shotgun sequence includes the following:
- the LOC124915643 gene encoding 50S ribosomal protein L7/L12; its protein translation is MGFSRMMSLSRILSNNCRTIRQNPYLGCSRFTSSPQVSTTERVSSIVDEISVLTLLEVSDLTEVLRKKLNIDEMPVMGVMMPGMGFGGMKGAAKGGAAGKGEEKAAEKTAFDLKLEGGYDAGAKIKIIKEVRACTALGLKEAKDLVEKAPSLLKKGVTKDEAETIIAKLKEVGAKVTME
- the LOC124915693 gene encoding peroxidase 72-like, which encodes MGRSIGFLIIIMINACFAPISLQGKTISSNGYLYPQFYDRSCPRAQQIVQTVVAKAVAMDARMAASLLRLHFHDCFVKGCDASILLDSTSSFTSEKGSNPNRNSVRGFEVIDEIKSALEKECPHTVSCADILALSARDSTVIAGGPNWEVPLGRRDSRGASLSGSNHNIPAPNNTFQTILTKFKLHGLDIVDLVALSGSHTIGNARCTSFRQRLYNRNGQLGSADYTMEQSFAAQLRFQCPRSWGDQNLFFLDSSSPFKFDNSYFINLLAFKGLLSSDQVLLTENAQSMGLVKMYAESNDLFFQQFAKSMIKMGNISPLTNFRGEIRRNCRLINS
- the LOC124915642 gene encoding probable ubiquitin-conjugating enzyme E2 16, translating into MIVHLCRQQSSISLLLLLLLLPVLFPLSFPPSRAMNTSSSTASRKALSTIASRRLQKELLEWQQHPPAGFKHKVTDNLQRWIIEVHGAPGTLYSNEIYQLQIDFPEQYPMEAPQVIFSQPAPLHPHIYSNGHICLDILYDSWSPAMTVISICISILSMLSSSTAKQLPEDNDRYVRNCRNGRSPKETRWWFHDDKV